The Lepus europaeus isolate LE1 chromosome 6, mLepTim1.pri, whole genome shotgun sequence genome includes a window with the following:
- the LOC133762177 gene encoding taste receptor type 2 member 9-like — translation MLWTIEALYVILIAGELTIGILGNGFIVLVNCVDWLTKRAISLVDIILMSLAISRICLLCVISADGFVMALFPDIHDSGELTRILDAVWTLANNLSVWFTCCLSIFYLLKIANISHPCFLWLKLKINKVILGILLGSSLVSLVISVSMNDDMWCQFLKTIHEGNITCQFKVSKIPNALKQITSNLGAMVPFTLCLISFFLLLSSLFRHTKQMKLHATGTRDPSTQVHMKAIKAVVIFLLLLILYYAIFLVMTSSLLIPQGKLVVMIGGVIALIFPTSHSFILIMGNSKLREAFLKVLRSVKRFHKGGKPLCSIERVS, via the coding sequence ATGCTATGGACAATAGAAGCACTGTATGTAATTTTGATTGCTGGTGAATTGACTATAGGGATTTTGGGAAATGGATTCATTGTACTGGTTAACTGTGTGGACTGGCTCACAAAGAGAGCTATCTCCTTGGTTGACATCATCCTGATGAGCTTGGCGATCTCCAGAATCTGTTTGCTGTGTGTTATATCTGCAGATGGCTTTGTTATGGCACTCTTTCCAGATATACATGACAGTGGTGAGCTAACAAGAATTTTGGATGCTGTCTGGACACTGGCCAATAATTTGAGTGTCTGGTTTACTTGTTGCCTCAGCATCTTCTATTTACTCAAGATAGCGAATATATCTCACCCATGTTTCCTCTGGCTGAAGCTAAAGATCAACAAGGTGATCCTTGGAATTCTTCTCGGGTCCTCTCTCGTCTCCTTAgttattagtgtttcaatgaatGATGATATGTGGTGCCAGTTCTTAAAGACCATTCATGAAGGAAACATAACTTGTCAATTCAAAGTGAGTAAAATCCCAAATGCTCTCAAACAGATTACTTCAAACCTGGGAGCTATGGTTCCTTTTACTCTTTGCCTGATCTCATTTTTCTTGCTACTTTCCTCACTGTTTAGACACACCAAGCAGATGAAACTTCATGCCACAGGGACCAGAGACCCCAGCACACAGGTCCACATGAAGGCTATAAAGGCAGTGGTCATCTTTCTACTCCTCCTCATTTTGTACTATGCAATCTTTCTTGTAATGACATCTAGCTTACTGATCCCACAGGGAAAATTAGTTGTGATGATTGGTGGTGTAATAGCTCTCATTTTCCCAACAAGCCATTCATTCATCCTGATAATGGGAAACAGCAAGTTGAGGGAAGCTTTCCTGAAGGTGTTAAGGTCTGTGAAGCGTTTCCACAAAGGAGGGAAGCCCCTTTGTTCCATAGAGAGAGTATcctaa